The following is a genomic window from Actinomadura sp. WMMB 499.
TCGGCTGGCGGGACGTCGCCGACGACGCGGCCGCCGACGCGTCCGTGGTCGCCCGCCGGGACGAGGCCGAGGCGGCGACGAACCGGCTGACGGGCGCCGTGTACGGGCGGGCGCTGACGCCCGCCGAGTTCACCGAGTACGCCGGGCTCGTCGAGAAGGCGGGGGCCGCGGCGCTGGCCTGACGCCCGCCCCGCCCCGGATTGGCGGGGGCGGACAACGGGCGGGCGGCGAATCATGCACCGGGACACTATCTCCGGCGGCCGGCGGCGTTCATCGTCGAATCATCGACCCCGCCGCGAGGAGAGCGTGATGAAGCGACGCCGCGCCGCCCGTTTTCCGCTACCCCGGAACCGCGCGAGCGCGGCGGTGGCCGCCGTACTGCTCGCCGCCGCCGCGCTGACCGCGCCGCCGCCCGCCTCCGCACGGGCCTCCGCACGGGCCTCCGCAGAGGCCGCCGACCGGACGGAGGCGCCCGTCGCGTCGAGCTCGCCCGTCACCGGCGTCGAGGAGTCGGTGGTGCGGGTCCGGGTGCCGCTGCCGGAGTCGGCCGGCCCGCGCCCGGAGCGGTGCGACTGGCTGTCGTACCTGCGCTACCGGCACGCGGACGGCCCCGCGGCGTCGGCGGACGCGGACCGGATCCTCATCGCGCAGCCCGGCATCTTCGAGGGCGCCGGGGCCTTCGACTCCCTCGCCCGCAACACCGTCCGCAAGGCCGCGGAGAGCGGCGACCACATCGAGTTCTGGGCGCTCGACCGCCGGTCCAACTGCCTGGAGGACCGCACCGGGATGAAGGCGGGTCTCGCCGCCGGGGACGTCCACCTCGCCGTCGACTACTACTACCGGCAGAAGGAGGTCGACGGCCGGACGTTCGCCGGGTACCAGAGCAACGACCAGGTGACGTGGCTGCAGCACGTCGGGCTGGCGCAGACCGTCCGCGACCAGTACGACCTCCTGGTGCGGGAACTGCCGGACCCGCGGGTGCGCAAGCGGAAGGCGATGTGCGGCGGGCACTCGCTCGGCGGCGTCCTGACGGCCTACTTCGCGATGTGGGACTTCGACGGCGACCGGTCCACGACCGCCGACGCCGGGTACGAGCAGTGCGCCGGGTACTTCGCGCTCGACACCCGCATCGACACCGCCATCCTCGGGATGGAGGGCCTGCCCGCGGACATGGTGCCGCTCGTCGAGTTCGGCGCGGGCATCGTCCGGCTGGGCCTGGAGGCCGGCGTGGTCCCGCGGGCGCTGTCGGCCCCGGCGGTCGTCAACACCGAGACGATGAACCTGCTCGCCATCGCGGGACTCGCCGCGCGGCTCGACCCCGAGGGCGTCTCGGACCTGGCGACGTACGTCCCGTCCTCGTTCAACACCGACACCACCTACCGGCTGCTGTTCGCCAAGGACTATCCGACGTTCCTCGCCGGTTCGCCGACCGTGCGCGACTTCCGGTTCACCAACGCCGCCGCGCTCGGCGGGCTCCTGGACGACAACTCGCAGCCGCTCGCGTTCATGCAGGCCAGCGTCGGGTTCTGGGACGGCGGGAAGATCGTCGACAAGGAGTTCCCCGCGCCGAACAACCTGGACGAGCTCGGGCTCGGCGGCCTCGCGACGCTGCTGGGCACCGACCGCAAGGCCGTCCCCGACACCCCGGACGGGCCGCTGTACACCTGGCGGAACTTCGACCTCATCGGCGCCCCCGACGATCCCGGATACGAGTCGAGGCACGGCGGGCCGTTCACGACGGCCGCCAAGGAGGTCACCGACATCGCGCAGCTCGCGCGGAGCCTGTCGGAGCACCCGCTCGACTTCACCGAGCACTACTTCCCCACGAAGCTGATCACCGACATCGGGCTCGCGGGCGCGCCGGGCATCGCCGACGGCGCCGTCCACCAGGGCGGCATCGAGGCGAACCCGGTCATCAACCTGCAGGCCGGGGACGGGCTCGGCGCCCGCGATCCGCGGCCGGGCGACGTCGTCGCGCCGGGCTACCAGCACCTCGACGTCCTCACCGCGTCCGCCGTCCAGAACGGCGGGCGCCCGGAGCCGATCTCGCTGCGCCTCGCCGCGTTCGCGGGCCGCTGACCCGCGGCGGCCGGTGTTCGGCGCGACCGCGTTCGACGCGACGATGTTCGGCGCGGCCGTGTTTGGCGGGCGTGGGCCGGGTACGTGCACGCTGCGTCCGGGTGACGCTGTCCGGGTGACGGCGTCCGGTGGCGCCGAGGGAACGGAAGGCGGTGAGGGGCATGGGCGTCCGGCAGTGGATCGGCTCGTGGCCCGTCTACCGCCAGTTCTCGGGCGGCGACCCGCTCGGGCGCGGCGCGGCCGTCCAGAGCGGGTCGAGCGCGAACCTGCGGCCGCGCGTGAGCACCGCCGAGAAGGTGGTGAAGTCGGTCTGCCCGTACTGCGCGGTCGGCTGCGGCCAGGACGTGTACGTCCAGGACGGGCGGGTGACGCAGATCGAGGGCGACCCCGACTCGCCCGTCAGCCGGGGGCGGCTGTGCCCGAAGGGGTCGGCGAGCCTCCAGCTCACCACCGGGTCCGCGCGCGAGCACCGCGTCCGGTACCGGCGCCCGCACGGCACGGAGTGGGAGGAACTCGACCTCGACGTCGCGATGGACATGATCGCCGACCGGGTGATCGCGGCGCGGCGGCACGGCTGGCAGTGGGAGCGGGACGGCCTGCGGGTGCGGCGCACGCTGGGCCTCGCCAGCCTCGGCGGCGCCACCCTCGACAACGAGGAGAACTACCTGATCAAGAAACTGTTCACCGCGCTGGGCGCGGTGCAGATCGAGAATCAGGCGCGCATTTGACACTCCTCCACCGTTCCCGGTCTGGGAACCTCGTTCGGACGCGGCGGCGCCACCACCTTCCAGCAGGATCTGCAGAACACCGACTGCATCGTCATCCAGGGCTCGAACATGGCCGAGTGCCATCCGGTCGGGTTCCAGTGGGTGATGGAGGCGAAGGCGCGCGGGGCGAAGGTCGTGCACGTCGACCCGCGGTTCACCCGGACGAGCGCGCTCGCGGACGTCCACGTCCCGCTGCGCGCCGGGAGTGACATCGCGTTCCTCGGCGGGATCGTCAACCACGTCCTGCGGAACGAGGCGTACTTCCACGACTACGTGCTGCACTACACGAACGCTTCGGTGATCCTGCACGAGGACTTCCGCGGTCCCGAGGACCTCGACGGCGTGTTCTCCGGCCTCGACCGGGAGAACCGGAGCTACGACCTGGACAGCTGGCAGTACGAGGGCATGCAGGTGCAGGCCGCGTCCGGGCAGCGCGACCAGGCGTACGAGGCGCACCGGCGGGCGGTGGCGGAGTCCGGGCACGGCGAGGCCGCCGGTGCGGGCGGAGCGGGGCTCGGCGAGGGCGAACCGGAACGGGACCCGACGCTCCGGCACCCGCGCTGCGTGTTCCAGGTGCTCAAGCGGCACTTCTCCCGGTACACCCCGGAGATGGTGGAGCGGATCACCGGCGTTCCCGCCGACCGGTTCCTGGAGGTGTGCCGGCTCCTCACCGACAACTCGGGCCGCGACCGGACGACCGCGTTCGCCTACGCGGTCGGCTGGACGCAGCACACGGTGGGCGTCCAGTACATCCGGACGGCCTCGATCCTGCAGACGCTCCTCGGCAACATGGGCCGTCCGGGCGGCGGGATCCTCGCGCTCCGGGGGCACGCCTCGATCCAGGGGTCGACCGACATCCCGACCCTGTACAACCTGCTGCCCGGCTACATCCCGATGCCGCACGCGCACCCGGACCTGGATCTGGAGCGGTTCGTCGAGGGCGAGTCGGCGAAGAAGGGCTTCTGGGGCGACATGCGGTCGTACTTCGTGAGCCTGCTGAAGGCCTACTGGGGCGACGCGGCCACCGCGGACAACGACTACCGCTTCGACTACCTCCCCCGGCTGACGGGCTCGCACAGCACGTACGAGACGGCGATGGCGCAGATCGACGGCGTCTGCAAGGGCTACTTCCTGATGGGCGAGAACCCCGCCGTCGGCTCGGCGAACGCGAAGGTGCAGCGCCTCGGCATGGCGAACCTCGACTGGCTCGTCGTCCGCGACTTCTCGCTGATCGAGTCGGCGACATGGTGGCGGGACGGCCCGGAGATCGAGTCCGGGGAGCTGCGCACCGAGGACATCGGCACCGAGGTGTTCTTCCTGCCCGCCGCCGCGCACACCGAGAAGGAGGGCAGCTTCACCAACACCCAGCGCATGCTGCAGTGGCACCACCGGGCCGTCGAGCCCGCGGGAGACGCGCGCAGCGACCTGTGGTTCATGTACCACCTCGGCCGGATCATCCGGGCGAAGCTCGCCGGTTCCACCGACGAGATGGACCGCCCGCTCCTCGACCTCACCTGGGACTACCCGACGCACGGGGACCTCGGCGAGCCCGACGCGGAGGCCGTCCTCGCCGAGATCAACGGTTTCGACGGCGACGGGAACCCGCTGTCGTCCTACACGGAACTCGAGGACGACGGGTCCACCTCGTGCGGCTGCTGGATCTACGCGGGCTGCTACGCGGACGGCGTCAACCAGCCGGCCCGCCGCAAGCCGGGCGGCGACCAGAGCTGGGTGGCGCCCGAGTGGGGATGGGCGTGGCCGCTGAACCGGCGGATCCTGTACAACCGGGCGTCCGCGGACCCGGACGGCGCACCGTGGAGCGAACGCAAGGCGCTCGTCTGGTGGGACGCCGACAGGGGAACCTGGACCGGGCACGACGTCCCCGACTTCGCCGCGAGCAAGGCCCCCGGCTACCGTCCGCCGCGGGGCGCCACCGGCCCCGACGCCATCGCGGGCACCGACCCGTTCATCATGCAGGCCGACGGGAAGGCGTGGCTGTACGCCCCGGCCGGGCTCGTGGACGGTCCCCTGCCGACCCACTACGAGCCGCAGGAGTCGCCGTTCGCGAACCCGCTGTACGCCCAGCAGCACAACCCCGTCCGGCAGCTGCTGCCACCGCGCCCCGCGAACCGGTACCAGCCGAGCGGCGCCGAGCCGGGCGCCGGCGTGTTCCCGTACGTGGTCACGACGTACCGTCTCACCGAGCACCACACGGCGGGCGGCATGTCGCGCTGGCAGCCGTACCTGGCGGAGCTCCAGCCGGAGTTCTTCTGCGAGGTCTCGCCGGAGCTCGCCGCCGAGCGGAACCTGCGGCACGGCGGCTGGGCGACGATCGTGAGCGCCCGCGCCGCCGTCGAGGCGCGGGTGCTGGTCACCGAGCGGATGCGGCCGCTCGTCGTGGACGGCCGCCCGCTGCACCAGATCGGCCTCCCCTACCACTGGGGCCCGAACGGCTACAGCACGGGCGACGCGGCGAACGAGCTGCTGCACCTGTCGCTGGACCCGAACACCCACATCCAGGAGGCGAAGGCCCTCACCTGCGACATCCGTCCCGGCCGCCGCCCGCGCGGCGCGGCGCTCGGCGACCTCGTCCGCGGCTACCGGGACCGTGCGGGGATCACCGACGGGACCGGCACCGGGGATTAGGCGCCGGGGATTAGGCGCCGGGGATCAGCGGACGACGACCGCCGGGCCGGCCGCCGGGACCAGCTCGCCGACGACCGGGTGCCCCGGGACCTCCCCGGCGACGAGGAGGCCCCCGGAGGTCTGCGCGTCGGCCAGCAGGAGCCGGGTCTCCTCCCCGGCGGCACCGAAGTCGGTGTGCGGGGCGGCCCAGTCGAGGTTGCGGCGGGTGCCGCCGCTGACGAACCCGTCCCGGACGGCTTCGCGGGCGCCGTCCAGGTACGGGACGGCCGCGGCGTCCACGACCGCGGTGACGCCGGACGCCCGCGCCAGCTTGAGCAGGTGGCCGAGCAGGCCGAAGCCGGTGATGTCGGTGGCGCAGCGGGCGCCCGCGTCGAGGGCGGCCGCCGAGGCGTCCCGGTTCAGCGCCGTCATCACCGCGACGGCCTGCGGGAACACCGCGCCGGTCGCCTTGTGCCGGTTGTTCAGGACGCCGACGCCGAGCGGCTTGGTGAGCGTGAGCGGCAGCCCGGCGGCGCCGGTGTCGTTGCGCAGCAGCCGGTCCGGGTCGGCGACGCCGGTCACCGCCATGCCGTACTTGGGTTCGGGGTCGTCGACGCTGTGCCCGCCGCCGACGTGGCAGCCCGCGAGCGCGGCGACGTCGGCGCCGCCGCGCAGCACCTCCTTCGCGAGGCCGAACGGCAGCACGTCCCGGGGCCACCCCAGCAGGTTGACGGCGACGAGCGGCCGCCCGCCGACCGCGTACACGTCCGAGAGCGCGTTCGCGGCGGCGATGCGCCCCCAGTCGTACGGGTCGTCCACGACGGGGGTGAAGAAGTCGGCGGTGGCGACGACCGCGTCCGGGGAGCCGGGCATCCGGACGACCGCGGCGTCGTCGCCGGTGTCGAGCCCGACGAGCAGTTCCGCGGCCGGGTCGCGGGGCGCGGCGGTGAGCCCGGCGACGACGTCCTCCAGCTCGCCGGGCGGGATCTTGCAGGCGCAGCCGCCGCCGTGCGCGTACCGCGTGAGGCGTTCGGCGGGGGCGGTCGTGCCTTCGGTCATGCGGTACCTCCGGGTTCGCGGCAGCGTCGGCGCAGGTCGTCCACGCGGACCGTGTAGCCGCGGGCGTCCAGGTGCTCCAGCAGCGGGACGGCCGTCCGGCGGGTGGTGCCGAGGGCGCGGCGGGCCTCGGCGAGGGTGAACGGCGGGTCGAGTTCGGCGAGCCGCGCGGCGGCGCGGGCGTCGTCGCCGGGCAGCAGGACGACGCCGTCGCCGATCCGCAGCAGGACGCCCGCGGCGGCGGCCGCGGCGAGCAGCTTCGGGGTGAGGCCGAGCTCGGCGAGCCGGCCGGCGTCGGGCGCGCGGAACGGCGCGGCGGCGAGGTCGCGGCGGATCGCCTCGACGGCCTCGCGCACGTGTCCGGGCAGCTCGGGGGCGGTGTCCCGC
Proteins encoded in this region:
- the fdh gene encoding formate dehydrogenase, with product MGVRQWIGSWPVYRQFSGGDPLGRGAAVQSGSSANLRPRVSTAEKVVKSVCPYCAVGCGQDVYVQDGRVTQIEGDPDSPVSRGRLCPKGSASLQLTTGSAREHRVRYRRPHGTEWEELDLDVAMDMIADRVIAARRHGWQWERDGLRVRRTLGLASLGGATLDNEENYLIKKLFTALGAVQIENQARIUHSSTVPGLGTSFGRGGATTFQQDLQNTDCIVIQGSNMAECHPVGFQWVMEAKARGAKVVHVDPRFTRTSALADVHVPLRAGSDIAFLGGIVNHVLRNEAYFHDYVLHYTNASVILHEDFRGPEDLDGVFSGLDRENRSYDLDSWQYEGMQVQAASGQRDQAYEAHRRAVAESGHGEAAGAGGAGLGEGEPERDPTLRHPRCVFQVLKRHFSRYTPEMVERITGVPADRFLEVCRLLTDNSGRDRTTAFAYAVGWTQHTVGVQYIRTASILQTLLGNMGRPGGGILALRGHASIQGSTDIPTLYNLLPGYIPMPHAHPDLDLERFVEGESAKKGFWGDMRSYFVSLLKAYWGDAATADNDYRFDYLPRLTGSHSTYETAMAQIDGVCKGYFLMGENPAVGSANAKVQRLGMANLDWLVVRDFSLIESATWWRDGPEIESGELRTEDIGTEVFFLPAAAHTEKEGSFTNTQRMLQWHHRAVEPAGDARSDLWFMYHLGRIIRAKLAGSTDEMDRPLLDLTWDYPTHGDLGEPDAEAVLAEINGFDGDGNPLSSYTELEDDGSTSCGCWIYAGCYADGVNQPARRKPGGDQSWVAPEWGWAWPLNRRILYNRASADPDGAPWSERKALVWWDADRGTWTGHDVPDFAASKAPGYRPPRGATGPDAIAGTDPFIMQADGKAWLYAPAGLVDGPLPTHYEPQESPFANPLYAQQHNPVRQLLPPRPANRYQPSGAEPGAGVFPYVVTTYRLTEHHTAGGMSRWQPYLAELQPEFFCEVSPELAAERNLRHGGWATIVSARAAVEARVLVTERMRPLVVDGRPLHQIGLPYHWGPNGYSTGDAANELLHLSLDPNTHIQEAKALTCDIRPGRRPRGAALGDLVRGYRDRAGITDGTGTGD
- the selD gene encoding selenide, water dikinase SelD, yielding MTEGTTAPAERLTRYAHGGGCACKIPPGELEDVVAGLTAAPRDPAAELLVGLDTGDDAAVVRMPGSPDAVVATADFFTPVVDDPYDWGRIAAANALSDVYAVGGRPLVAVNLLGWPRDVLPFGLAKEVLRGGADVAALAGCHVGGGHSVDDPEPKYGMAVTGVADPDRLLRNDTGAAGLPLTLTKPLGVGVLNNRHKATGAVFPQAVAVMTALNRDASAAALDAGARCATDITGFGLLGHLLKLARASGVTAVVDAAAVPYLDGAREAVRDGFVSGGTRRNLDWAAPHTDFGAAGEETRLLLADAQTSGGLLVAGEVPGHPVVGELVPAAGPAVVVR